DNA from Salvelinus sp. IW2-2015 linkage group LG2, ASM291031v2, whole genome shotgun sequence:
CAAGGAGAACCAATCAGATGGCTCAGACACAGCTGAGGAGGCTGATGGAGGTCAGTGGACACACAAGAAGCCCTGTGCCTGATTAGATTACGGTTGATTTAGAGTTGGGCCCTACtctatagaaatgtttgcacctTAGAACTGGAATGGGTAGACTGGAATGGCTGCAAAGACACATTCAGTCAAATGTGTTTATTAACCAtttttagaagaaaaagaaacgcacacctatttaggcgaggtgctggctagcggagtagaaaacttaaaaataaaggagagccgcacactctaggagctcagatgcaaaaatgtaattaccaacgtttcgacagccaagctgtcttcatcagggtataatcacaaacactgcgggatgactcgtttatatagtgtcaaaagacacacaggtgtctgtaatcatggccaagagtggcctaatgtcattggttaattctcaaatattaaaatggcatacaaagagcagcatacaaaaaacaaatggatagcatacgatcatagattcattttagactatacaagtttacaaacaattacaatggcaaagtcacaagaatggcttcagatcaaagtctacgttgagaccgaagggagcaagggtctttaagttaaagatccaggcagcctctcgttttaacaataaaatatcaaggtcaccccctctcttagggagggtgacatgttcgatgccaatataccgcagagacgaaatcgagtggcctgcctccaaaaagtgggccgcaactgggtaagtcaagtttttgcacctaatggtgctacgatgctctgagatacgtacttttaatttccgctttgttttacccacatcatttttaccacaaggaaaagttataagataaataactgccttagtggagcacgtaataacacctttgattggaatcaatttccctgtttgtgggtgtttgaaggatctgcatttataagtgccattgcattgagcacagccattacacttgtaatttccatccagtaggggcgcaaaggaatatcttggggtggtaaatcagagtgtaccaattggtctctgagatttctgccccgcgtGTAGTCTAAAATKaatctatgatcgtatgctatccatttgttttttgtatgctgctctttgtatgccattttaatatttgagaattaaccaatgatattaggccactcttggccatgattacagacacctgtgtgtcYtttgacactatataaacgagtcatcccgcagtgtttgtgattataccctgatgaagacagcttggctgtcaacgttggtaattacatttttgcatctgagctcctagagtgtgcggctctcatTTTTAAGTTATTAACCATTTTTGCCTATTGCAGTTAAAAGACAGACCTCCTGTGGCGAGACTAATCTAGTCTTCCTCTAGTTATAAACATGAGCTCTGATTCGACAGGGTTATTTGGATATGATACTGATATTACTGGACATGCTACTGTTTGAATACCAGCTGTAATATCAGTGTCATAAGACCTGGGGAAGAAGTGTCTGTCTTGTCAGTGTGGAATGTTGGYGTCTGCTGCATGAGAGAGAGGCTGGTTTTGTGGTTTTGTTTCAGCAGCCACagctctctgtgtgagtgtgtgtgtgtgcgcccatcTCCTGTCACCACAGCAGACGCAGAGACAATGGATCAGTGTTACCTGATAGCCCCAGACCAGCCAGCACCTGGCCTCTCTGCCCAGCCACAATATGTGTCTCTGAGTTCTAGTCTCCTCTGCTACCACTCAGGTCCATAAAATACATTCATATGGACTACAGTAAGAAATAAATATTGTCAATTGCTCCAACCATTTTCTCTTACACATTCCTATAGTGTTGATGTCTGGTGAGTGGCATCCATTCACATATTAGATGATTGCCAAGCCTTGTGTGCATTCTCTGCAGAGTTTAAGTGTGAGAGGGATGCGTTAGCGGACGTGGTAGAGGAACTCAAGCGGAGCGGTGTGATTGGATTTCagtggaggggactgagcatgtgCAGAAACAGCTTCACAGGAGCacagctggttggctggctgcagAAAGAGAGGGGCATGGGTAAGGAATGAGAATGAGTAAACAGATATTCCTAAATTCTACATTCTaattctattgttctattctatGATTCTAACTGATTCTAATTCTCGGATTCTGGCAGAGATGACTAAGGCATGTGAGACTGGGCAGATGTTACTGGACAGGAAGTACATGGTGGGCGTGGCTGGGGCAGGGAAGGGGGTGGGGTTTGGAGTGAGTGACAGGCTGTACAGGCTGATGGAACGCAACCCTCACTCGGCCCTGAACGCAGGACAGACTGCTGCATGCTCCCCTTTACAGGGTAGGTAGGGAGGACTCTCTTTTCCGAGTCTGGTTCTTCTCAAAGTTTCTTCATGCTAGTGAGCTTTTCCTTGCCACTGTCGCCTCTGCTTGCTCTTTGGGTGGTTTAGGCACTTTCAGATAAATCCCACTGTGTAGGTGGGGGCTTTCCTGCATGGAGCTTCTCTTTCTACTAGttaaacacacaagtgtaagagGCAATCCACACCTGGTGTGGGCTATTACATTAATTCCATAATACGATTAACTGGGATTGCAGTAGGTGTCCTTAAAAGCAGCTGATCTGTCTGTGTTCgtgcaaacgtgtgtgtgtgtgtgagtctctgtCATTGCATAAGTTTAGTCTTTCTGCATGCCTCTTGTTGTCTTGCATAAGAAGTAACCTTAATCAGAATGTCTTTCCTAGTAAGGACATCTGCTCATTATCTGTTAAAAATAGTTTATTCATTGTATGTGtctatattctctctctttctccctttccctctgtctttcttcctctctcagcTGCTGAGTTGTCTGCCATTCTAAGGGATATGATCCTGAAGTTGTTCTCTGAGTACCTCTCTTCTGATGGAAAGGTAACAGTCACACTGAACTAACTGAACCCTCCACTACAGTAGATATATTATGACATGACAGTTGTACTACAAAATGTGTGTTTCCTTACAGTGTGTGGACTACAAGGCCATGTCCCTGAGCCCAGTGTTTGAGCGCTACTGTGAGCTGGCTGTTCAGCTACAAAGAGTGGAGCTGCTGTCGCTGACCAGAGAGGAGAAACTAGCCTTCTTCATCAACACCTACAATGCTCTGGTCATCCACGGAAACGTCCGGATGGGAGCCCCAACCAACATGTGGCAGAGATACAAGGTAAGAGCACCATCTAGGATTCTGGAAAGACAACAAGTAATAGTCTGTTTAGCAGTGATATTACtttgttcctgtgtgttgtttgcAGTTCTTTAACTACGTGAGCTACCTGATTGGAGGAGAGGTATTCACTCTGCAGGACATAGAGAACGGAGTTCTGAGAGGGAACAGAAAGGGTGTCGCACAGCTTCTGAGGCCCTTCTCTAAGACTGACCCTCGTCTACAGGTACACTACTCCGCTGGACCGGGAAAACTATTCaacttattataatttttttattcacaTCTCTGATTTACTGatgcaaatgtatgtttttatcTGAAATGTTGCGCAATCTGTGGCAGTGGTTGTAGTGGTGATAGTGGATGTTCTGTTTGTCCACCAGGTGGCTCTCCCAGACGCTGAGCCTCTCATCCATTTTGCTCTGAACTGTGGAGCCATGGGCTGTCCACCCATCAAAACATACACTCCACAGGTAACACACTGGGTTTTTACACTGAAAATAGTACACAGTATTTTCTGAATCTGGAGTTGAGTAAAGTCACATGATTTGTCCTCTCTGACCAATCAGGACATCGATAGTCAGCTGCGCAYGGCGGCCGAGTCCTTCCTGGAGAACgatgatggctgtgtggtggaTTCTGAGAAGGGGGAGGTCCGTCTCAGCCAAATATTTAAGTGGTACAAGGCAGACTTCGGAGGCACAGATGAGAAGGTACCTCAACACTGACCTTTCACCTTTAACTGAAGAGTACGGTCTCCTGTCCTAACACAGCCTTGCCCGGTCTCTCCTTCAGCTGTTGAACTGGATCCTGGAGCACATGGGGGAGTCTCCCAAGAGGTCCAGCCTGCAGAGTGTCCTCTCCTCTGGGAAGATCAAAGTCAGCTACCTGCCCTACGACTGGAGCACCAACAGCTCTGAGGCAGAGTAACAAGCCATAGGAACACACTGTTCTGTCcacaacacagagaaacacacagctcAGCCTGCAGACATGTCTATCCTCAGTAAAGAGGTCTGCGTGTCTAACCCTTTCTTTCGATCTGCTTCCCTACTCTCCCACAGCATGTGAACCTATAGTTTAACCTGGTTTTACTTCCTCTTCTTACTGGGTCTTCCATTTCCAGCCTTGGAAGTGCTAATGCTGCATTTTAGCACGCACCTACTTATTATAAATTAGTTTTATCATtgattataaatatatttattgatACTGTATATGTTAGGAAGGCTTGATTAATTCCATGCATGTTTATGATCCAATTCAACACTTAAAGGACACATTTGtactttttctaacaaaataaaaagttaactatttatttttaaaaaaggaTCTAAAACTGTTTAGTAAAACTTTTATCCCAAATGGTTTGTTCATCTCCTGTTTTATGCACACCACATTGTGCTGGTCTCTGTATAGCCAGGTACCAGTAAATTGTTCTCCAGAAAGAGCTTTGTACTGTGTAGCACACTGAGTCTGTTCTAGCCCATTTGTTTTTAGAACTCTCCCACGGTATGACAACGGAGGGGTATGTCTCCCTCTTTACCCAACAATCACTGGTGTGTTTATCTCAGGTCAGCTGCCCCATGATGCAATGGTAGGACTTCTTGTATGAGCAAAATCTGGAAAACTGTTGTCATATCACTAACATGTAATAACTGTATCATTCATATACCTGCAGTATACTGCTATTTCTGTCAAATCCTGATGTATTAACCATTTGCTCTGTCTCCCACTCCGatgtttgtctttgtttgttgggtTTCTGTGAGAGACTTGCTGTACCTCTAGTGAAGCAGATTCTCCAGTGAGAGGAATAACTCTCCTGCTCTGAAGGCAAAGCCGACCTTAGATACTGTTTAGAAGTATTACTATTTTTACTGTCTCGTTCACTCACTGAAATGCATGTTACAATGACTGGAATGCGTTCGTTTGTTTGATGCATGTACTACTGTATGCTTGGGATGCTGAATCCTCTCATCCTGAAGCCTGTAGTTAGAATATATGACCCTGTTCTCTAGCCAGTGCCTTCTAACcctgcatgagagagagagtacctCAGACCCTGGCCACATCTATAGCTAGTACTCCTATAACAACTACTCCTAACCCCTACTGCCAACAACAGGCACCAGTACTCCATACTAACAGAGTTATAAGTACTACACTGGTAGACATGTTGCTGGGAAATTCCAGTTGGGCAGTGTTCTTTACTCCTGGTCCTGGATAGCCACAGTATGTGCAAGcttttttgttccagccctgcactAACATACCTGTTTCAGACCTTGATTAGCTCCAGGACCGGTAATGAAGAACACTGCTTTAGTAAGGTTTCATGCATCTGCAACAGTAAGAGCTTGTACTCTGAATGATACCCTAAAAGTTGGAGAGCTCAGTCTGCTCTGACGACCACTGTACTTCCCTAAACTTACCTCATCTCTTTGTATTtgtcagggggaaaaaatgtgatGCAAACCTGTAGAGAACAACACTGTCGTGGCTTTTACCTGGATCTAACTATGACCTAACTCTGAAGCAATATTTTTTATGATGGAAATGATGCAATTTGTCATCTGAAATAAATATCTTATAGTTCACTGGTTGTGCTCTCCCTTCTTGACCCATTGCAGTAAAGCACTACTTTGGTTCATACTGTAaattgtttattgaaaacaaaagtGACTTTTCTTTAAGAAAAATAGAGTTGAATTGATTGAGGATATTTACATTGAGTACAAACWTATAACATTTGTACATATAATCAACCAATGCAGGTAAGTGCACATCACTATATTCATCCCATTATGGGCTCTTCAACagtgatttttattttcaaatgcatTTGGACTCTTTTACAAAATAAATGCATAGATCAATTTCTAATACATTGTAAAACAGTTTAATTTGAAAGAAACAAAATCAGTTAaaatactgaactaaaatatagaTTTTATGTGCCAACTAAAACTTATGGCTAAAAATACAATTAGAAGTACTTTTGAAGCACCATACCTACAGTGTGATTCTTCATACTGATTTTAAAGCAAATAAGAATTGAACAAAGAAGTGTAATGACTGAAAGGCAGTACTGTTCGGTCCACATGTATGTACAGTGAAGTGTAGCAGTAACACTGATTCCAGAGGATTGTGAGGATTGTATTTTTAGTGCCCGGCAAACTTCAGGCTGCAAGTATTAGTCTGCCACGAGTCTGGCCCTACAGCTCTCAGAGCCGACTGTCTGCTAGTAGTGCCTGTATTAGGCCCAGTTCAGAGTACAGATAAAACACAGAAGTGGAGACACATGTCTGATAGGAGCATTGTGGAGCTTCATATGGTTTCTGTAGTGCTCGAACATGAAGAGCATTTCACTCCCCTTCACCACTAACCTGGGAAGgaatagaacaaaatgtatatttgCTTTACAAAACAGAGTTGTCACATTACTATGCTTTTTGTATATGGTAGAAAAATTGTTGACCAAGTTCATGTTTCAAAACATTCTCTCCCTTTTGATATAAAGCTGTGCTCTATTCATTAGGTGTACCGTAGCTCATTTTCAAAGATGCATTATGGTACATTACAAGCTCAAAACATGTTTCAACAAATTACAATTATGATAAGTGGAtatttgcatgacaattaatCGTTACCCCAAATGTAATAATGGTCACAGCCCTAGCTCCCCGTTTGACAAATTCAGTGAACAGAAACTCCCACGTACGCTACTCACTGTCGTCATCGGAGTCGAAGCTGAAGAGGAAGGAGCAGGTATTTTGGGAAAGGTGTTTCTCCAGTTCCTCGGTGCTAGTGAAGGAGGAGAAACACTTGGAGCAGCGCTGTCTTTGAGGGGCCTCCTCCTCAGCCACCATCTCCTTCTTCCCCACCACACTCCTCTTTACCGCAGCCTTACTCTTTTTGCCAGGCCCGCAGGAAGTGACCTCGCTGGGCTTCCTGCGCTTGCGCATGCTGAGGGCTGCCTCGGTCAGGTATGTAGAGGGGGGCGGGCGGATGAGGGGAGCTTTGGCCAGTGGTAGGAAGGAAGGATCCTCTAGTTTGAAGGTCTTGTGTTCCGCGATTACTGGTTCCTCTCCGCCAGGCACCACCTGAGCCAAACTGACGATATTGTCCACGTCCCTCATAGTCATTGgctcagtgatgttttggaagATTCTGGGATgggggtgtgtgggggtggtggTTTGGGATGGGGGTGTGGGAGAGGTGGTAGTGGTGGCAGGGACGGCTGTCTTGGGGGCTTTGTCTTTCTTATCCTTTTCATCATGGCCATTGATGAGTTTCAGTGTGCAATGATTAGGAGGTGTGGTGACAGCACCATGAACAGTGCCTGGAGTCTCCACTGGGCCGTCATAGTCGTTACCGTTGGTGTCTGACTCCGGAGTCTGCCCCTCCTCTTTGGTAGCGCTCTGCCCCTCTGTCGGCTCGTCATTAGGCTGGCCCTGGATGTAATGCCTCCACTCGTGgtcatggagagaggggaggcgggAGAAGATCAGCCCACAGCCGGAGTACCCACAGGGGGCCTGGAAAGGCAGGTGCGTATCCATGTGCTCCCAGAGTAAGTGGGTTCTGGAGAAGCGCTGGCCACAGTTCAGGTGGAGACACACCTGTTTCAGAGGAGCATCATGGATCTTCATGTGTTCTAGGAAGTGCTGGTGGTTCCACAGGTACCTGGAACAGAAAAGAATAGAGACATAAGCAACACCATTTTCAACAGGCCTTAATTTACCGGYWCAACCATCTATGGGCTGGTTCCCCAGCCTAATCATGGAGAGCAGTAGATTTGGTGTTCTCACTGGCTTCTGCAAGTCGTGTCTCAGGCCTGGCCTGAAGAACACCTCAAGGTTGAAATGTTGTTTTGATAGAAATAATTTGACAGCAGTGTGTGGAGTCTCCCTCTTTTCACCTGTTACAGTGAAGGCACTTCTCATGAGGATTAGAGCGCCTGCTTTTGGGAGTAGGCGTTTCCCTCTGCCCCCTCCACCCGTGCACTGTCACATCTTGGCCCTTCGCCCTCTGTTTCCAGGGGGCCTCGCCCTCAGGGCTCAGCTCTGTGGTAGCGCCCTGCTCCAGCTCGTCTTTAGACTGGGGCTGGGTATAGTGCCTCCACTCGTGGtcgtggagagaggggagggtaaaGAAGATCTCCCTACAGCCGGAGTACCCACAGGGGGCCTGGAGAGGGCGGTGGGTGTCTATGTGGTCTTTGAGCTCCTGGGCAGTCTTGAAGCGTTGGCCACAGTTCGTGTGGAGACACGCATGTTTTAGAGGAGCATCGTGAAGCTTCATGTGGTCTCTGTAGTGCTCAATCACCAACAAGAGCCTGGGGCACAACAAGAAAAAGATGGAGACATAAGTGACACCATAGTAAAGTTGGAACCCCCGCCCCACCTAGATACATTCTGGTCTAGTTGGAGCATACATATTTTTCTGTGCCTTTGCATCTGACCTGGGAAATAATCTGTGGGGAAAGACCCTTCTTACCTCTGGCAGATCTGGCACTTCCCCTTCCCCCACTGGAAGGTCTTGTCCAGGACGGCTGCGTCCTCCCTGTGGTAGGTGACAGCGTGTCTCAGCAGCGATGGGCCGATCTTCATAAAGATGCTGKCACAGCCCTCTGAAGGACACAGGTGGTACTGCTTctgcttcccctcctcctctcctccctcgctctccttccCAGGCACCACCTCTCTCACGATCACCACTTTGTCTTTCACAGTCACCTGTTCATCAGTCACTTCCACAGACTTCAGGTTGTCCGTGTCCATTTTACACTTCTGGGTCTTTCTGATCAGGTTTCTCAGGTTCTGGATGATTCTACTCTGCTTACTCACCACCGGCTTGGCTTTAACACGTTTGGGTTTAGGAGGCTGGTCCGTCGGAGTCGAGGGCTCGGTCAAGTTCTCAACGGGTTTCGCTTCGTTCTCTGAGGCTTGATTAATATTCTTTGAGGAATATGTCTCCCCATTGACAGCGGGTTTGACCTTAATGTTGGCTGTGGAAGTTCTCAGTTCCTCTATGTGCTCYAGAACGTGTTCCTTGGCACGGTTGTACCTTTGGAAGTGTTTACCGCAGAAGACACAGCTGAGCCTGGTCTTTCTCAGCTTCAGGTGKGCCAGGGTGTGTCTCACCACGTTGCCTCCCTTGAAGAGTTTCTGGCAGTGGCTGCAGTGGAAGCGCAGGTGTTTGGAGCGTACTGGAGCCTTGCCTGGCTCAGTCTCTTCACCCTGTAGGTGCAGAAACAAGCTGTTATGCTGTCAAAGTGGAGAGGTAATATTCACAGAACCGGGTGTACTAGATAAACACTAAAGAGCTCTGGAGGAAGGTTAAGAATACATTATAGATGAATGAATCACTAGATTTTTTTTGCTCCAGATAACACTAACCTGAGTGTTTGAGTCTGATCCCGCCTCTGTCACTGTGAATTCACTTTCTCTAGAAAGTAGTTCCTTAGCAGCTGTCCCTTTGGAAAGTTTGGCGTAGATGTGGAACAGTTTCAGTGGACACTCCTCCATCTCCAAGGCTGGACCATCCAACTCTGGGTCAGTCTGCTCACTGGGACCTTCTAAAACCTTCACACCTGAAGGCTCTACTTCTAAAGGCTCTACTTCTAAAGGCTCTACTTCTAAAGGCTCTACTTCTAAAGGCTCTACTTCTAAAGGCTCCACGTCTAAAGGCTCTACTTCTAAAGGCTCTAATTCTAAAGGCTCTACTTCTAAAGGCTCTAATTCTAAAGGCTCTACTTCTAAAGGCTCCACGTCTAAAGGCTCTACTTCTAAAGGCTCCACGTCTAAAGGCTCTACTTCTAAAGGCTCCACGTCTAAAGGCTCTACTTCTARAGGCTCTACTTCTAAAGGCTCCACCGCCGAAGGCCCCCCTGCCGAAGGCTCCACCACCGAAGTCTCTACGTCTGACTCTGGTTTATACTTAAACGGTCTCTCACCATATACACCATTAGGCTGTCCCATGTTAACATATTTCTCAGACTCACTGTGCTGTTGTTTAATACGAACACTGGGTTCTAGATGACTCTCTACCACTTCCTGGTCAACAGGCACTTCATTTTCAGGGAAGGACAGCTCCATGCCAGATATAGTCCGACGGTAAGGTCTCTTACTCTCCCTTccctgcctcatctctctcttatcctccttttcatgccccctctctttcccctcctctccctgtctcttaccctctcctctcattccctcccgTCGCTTCTCCCTCATTCCCCCTGGGGACATGTTCTCCGTCTGTCTGGTCATCTCCAGGAGCAGCCATCTTGGTTTCCTGCTGCGTCTCTTCAGGATCTTGTTCTTCACATGTCTGGCCAGGTATTCTCTCTGCCGATTGGCCGGTAGCTTGGTGGAGCTTTCAGAACTGAGATTGTGAATGAGGGAGTACTTAATGTCTGGGTCGTCAGCATACTCAATATCTGACCTAcagtttcttctcctcctccacctcctcttcctcctcctcctcctcctcctcctcacagggAAGTCCTCTGTCTGTGACTCAGGAGCATCCCCATTCAATCCCTCTTCAGGTTCCTGACCTACAGTGTCAGAGCTCTCCAGtgctgtgttagtgtgtggttGGAGGTGGGAGGCGTCTGTGTGTATCCTGCatgtctcctcctccatccagTAGCTTGGTAtccactcctcctccacctgctccaactcctcttcttccttcagCTCATTGAGAGCATCCCTCATGGCCTTGTCAGTCATCAGCTCCAGACAGTGGGTTCTCAGGGTCAGCAGATTCCAGAACTCTGGGTCAAAGAACAGACCTTCCTTCAGCACCTGGACCAGGACAGAGTTTTCAACTCtaagtattacattgttattacaaCATGTATCCTCAATGAGGACATCCAACATTTTCTTAcatagaaaaaaaatacatagccCAATGGGCTTTGAAATGCCATACTGTACAATGAAATACACTTTTGACAAACGTACTCCCCGGTGCCCCTCTCTGACCTGTAGGATATAGAAGCGGATGTTGGTTCTGACATGGGTGTGCTGGGGGTGTGGCTCCTCATCGGGGTATGTGTAGAGCAGATACATGGtcttgtaggcctccatgctacGTTCCAGGCAGAACACCAGCAGGGCACAGAGGCGACATACCTCCAGGTCCCTGGGGAGCAGGAAGGCGATGGTCTTACACAGCAGACAGCGTGTTACAGGGTCAGACTGGAGGTCTGTCTGTAACGCTGTAGCACAAAGCTCCACACACAACGGCACTCCCTCACTACCCATCTGGCAAAGAAATAAGAACACTGTGTTACATTTAATTATGTAAATAGCAGAACAACAAAGTTAATTTCTAAGTCAGGGTAAACTAGGACTATAAGCAAACAAGAGAGTCAGATGTGTTGGTGGTTGGCTGTACACTCACCTCTGCTGTGATGACTTTGATGAAGGGGAAGATGGCGCTGGCGTTGATGGCGAAGACCATCAGCTGGCGACACTCAGACAGAAATCCCTGCTTAGAGGGATGGGCCCTGAGGTACAGTCTGCTCCACAAGAACACCAGATCCCTGTATGAACACAACATTCTATTatgttacagtactgtattatTACTGACCAGAtttagtacagtcgtggccaaaagttttgagaatgaaacaaatattaattttcacaaagtctgttgcctctgtttgtatgatggcaatttgcatataccccagaatgttatgaagagtgatcagatgaattgcaattaattgcaaagtccctctttgccatgcaaatgaactgaatcccaaaaaaacatttccactgcatttcagccctgccacaaaaggaccagctgacatcatgtcagtgattctctcgttaacacaggtgtgagtgttgacgaggacatggctggagatcactctgtcatgctgattgagttcgaataacagactggaagcttcaaaaggagggtggtgcttggaatcattgttcttcctctgtcaaccatggttacctgcaaggaaacacgtgccgtcatcagtgctttgcacaaaaagggcttcacgggcaaggatattgctgccagtaagattgcacctaaatcaaccatttatcagatcatcaagaacttcaaggacagcggttcaattgttatgaagaaggcttcaggacgcccaagaaagtccagcaagcgccaggaccatctcctaaagttgattcagctgcgggattggggcaccaccagtacagagcttgctcaggaatggcagcaggcaggtgtgagtgcatctgcacacacagtgaggcgaagacttttggaggatggcctggtgtcaagaagggcagcaaagaagccacttctctccaaaaaaaacatcagggacagactgatattctgcaaaaggtacagggattggactgctgaggactggggtgaaggcattttctctgatgaatcccctttccgattgtttggggcatctggaaaaaagcttgtccggagaagacaaggtgagcgctaccatcagtcctgtgtcatggtcaacagtaaagcatctgagaccattcatgtgtggggttgcttctcagccaagggagtgggctcactcacaattttgcctaaaaacacagccatgaataaagaatggtaccaaacatcctccgagagcaacttctcccaaccatccaggaacagtttggtgacgaacaatgccttttccagcatgatggagcaccttgccataaggcaaaagtgataactaagtggctcggggaacaaaacatcaatagtttggtccatggccaggaaactccccagatcttaatcccattgagaacttgtggtcaatcctcaagaggcgggtggacaaacaaaaacccacaaattctgacaaactccaagcattgattatgcagaatgggctgccatcagtcaggatgtggcccagaagttaattgacagcatgccagggcggattgcaggtcttgaaaaagaaggtcaacactgcaaataatgactctttgcatcaacttcatgtaattgtcaattaaaaagccttttgacacttatgaaatgcttgtatatatacttcagtattccatataacatctgacaaaaatatctagacaGCTGAAGCAGCAaattttgtggaaattaatatttgtgtcattctcaaaacttttggccatgactgtacatgaGGTATACATCAGTGTTACTGAGCAGATTTAGTACATGAAGTATACATCACAGTGTTACTGACCAGATGTAGTACAT
Protein-coding regions in this window:
- the LOC111978315 gene encoding zinc finger protein 654 isoform X2 translates to MAEGESDLETDRLELELETLYIYSNDNSSVQSKEYCSEFCKLVEVHTGRWQVPLPQLKVLRTALTCFTRATVAYPDDCQHVCYALSSLALSFFELMLFFGKEEFLEAPLRDILASFQACHRRLLRHRNVYLLQVRQIIKDGGPWERPALQAILKDTALTQTEVEKYLSSEKPVFFELRVRYLQSCERVQEAMALAKCCLEHPEVWRHLFFHQAYLTCLYKASLHQHLHEEMAEIDGRDAVEIICNAESQEKDELLLSLCKAFLNQQLHNGDMYYIWDLVFLWSRLYLRAHPSKQGFLSECRQLMVFAINASAIFPFIKVITAEMGSEGVPLCVELCATALQTDLQSDPVTRCLLCKTIAFLLPRDLEVCRLCALLVFCLERSMEAYKTMYLLYTYPDEEPHPQHTHVRTNIRFYILQVLKEGLFFDPEFWNLLTLRTHCLELMTDKAMRDALNELKEEEELEQVEEEWIPSYWMEEETCRIHTDASHLQPHTNTALESSDTVGQEPEEGLNGDAPESQTEDFPVRRRRRRRRKRRWRRRRNCRSDIEYADDPDIKYSLIHNLSSESSTKLPANRQREYLARHVKNKILKRRSRKPRWLLLEMTRQTENMSPGGMREKRREGMRGEGKRQGEEGKERGHEKEDKREMRQGRESKRPYRRTISGMELSFPENEVPVDQEVVESHLEPSVRIKQQHSESEKYVNMGQPNGVYGERPFKYKPESDVETSVVEPSAGGPSAVEPLEVEPLEVEPLDVEPLEVEPLDVEPLEVEPLDVEPLEVEPLELEPLEVEPLELEPLEVEPLDVEPLEVEPLEVEPLEVEPLEVEPLEVEPSGVKVLEGPSEQTDPELDGPALEMEECPLKLFHIYAKLSKGTAAKELLSRESEFTVTEAGSDSNTQGEETEPGKAPVRSKHLRFHCSHCQKLFKGGNVVRHTLAHLKLRKTRLSCVFCGKHFQRYNRAKEHVLEHIEELRTSTANIKVKPAVNGETYSSKNINQASENEAKPVENLTEPSTPTDQPPKPKRVKAKPVVSKQSRIIQNLRNLIRKTQKCKMDTDNLKSVEVTDEQVTVKDKVVIVREVVPGKESEGGEEEGKQKQYHLCPSEGCXSIFMKIGPSLLRHAVTYHREDAAVLDKTFQWGKGKCQICQRLLLVIEHYRDHMKLHDAPLKHACLHTNCGQRFKTAQELKDHIDTHRPLQAPCGYSGCREIFFTLPSLHDHEWRHYTQPQSKDELEQGATTELSPEGEAPWKQRAKGQDVTVHGWRGQRETPTPKSRRSNPHEKCLHCNRYLWNHQHFLEHMKIHDAPLKQVCLHLNCGQRFSRTHLLWEHMDTHLPFQAPCGYSGCGLIFSRLPSLHDHEWRHYIQGQPNDEPTEGQSATKEEGQTPESDTNGNDYDGPVETPGTVHGAVTTPPNHCTLKLINGHDEKDKKDKAPKTAVPATTTTSPTPPSQTTTPTHPHPRIFQNITEPMTMRDVDNIVSLAQVVPGGEEPVIAEHKTFKLEDPSFLPLAKAPLIRPPPSTYLTEAALSMRKRRKPSEVTSCGPGKKSKAAVKRSVVGKKEMVAEEEAPQRQRCSKCFSSFTSTEELEKHLSQNTCSFLFSFDSDDDS